One Takifugu rubripes chromosome 2, fTakRub1.2, whole genome shotgun sequence genomic region harbors:
- the pax9 gene encoding paired box protein Pax-9, which yields MEPAFGEVNQLGGVFVNGRPLPNAIRLRIVELAQLGIRPCDISRQLRVSHGCVSKILARYNETGSILPGAIGGSKPRVTTPTVVKHIRTYKQRDPGIFAWEIRDRLLADGVCDKFNLPSVSSISRILRNKIGNLSQQGQYESGKQAPHPPPQPTLPYNHLYSYPTSKVPNPGMPTLPGHMAMHRIWPSSHSVTDILGIRSITEQQISDSSSFPSAKLEEWSAINRTNFPALSGVDKPHLEPEAKYSQTPSGLPTVNSYVTAPSIPPYHPPTQVSPYMGYSATTSAYVTGATWQPASGSALSPHSCDLAAPLPFKSMAANRDAIHPLAASAL from the exons ATGG AACCTGCCTTCGGCGAGGTCAACCAGCTCGGCGGTGTTTTCGTGAACGGCAGGCCGCTCCCCAACGCCATCAGACTCCGGATAGTGGAGCTGGCCCAACTCGGGATCCGGCCCTGTGACATCAGCAGGCAGTTGCGGGTCTCCCACGGCTGCGTCAGCAAGATTCTAGCGCGCTACAACGAGACCGGCTCCATCCTCCCCGGGGCCATCGGAGGCAGCAAGCCGCGCGTCACCACACCCACCGTCGTCAAGCACATACGGACATACAAGCAGAGGGACCCGGGGATTTTTGCCTGGGAGATCCGGGACAGGCTACTCGCCGACGGGGTTTGTGATAAGTTCAATCTGCCCTCTGTCAGCTCCATCAGCCGGATCCTGCGCAACAAGATCGGGAATCTCTCCCAGCAGGGCCAGTATGAGTCTGGGAAGCAGGCGCCGCACCCACCTCCGCAGCCAACGTTACCCTACAACCACTTATACTCATACCCGACATCCAAAGTGCCCAATCCCGGCATGCCAACCCTTCCCGGACACATGGCCATGCACAGGATATGGCCCTCCTCGCACTCTGTTACAGATATTCTGGGGATTCGGTCAATCACAGAGCAACAAA TTAGTGACAGTTCGTCCTTTCCCAGCGCCAAACTAGAAGAATGGAGCGCTATAAACAGGACTAATTTCCCAGCACTCAGTGGCGTGGATAAACCTCATTTAGAACCCGAAGCGAAATACTCACAG ACGCCGAGTGGCTTGCCCACAGTGAACAGCTATGTCACAGCTCCCAGCATCCCTCCCTACCACCCTCCCACCCAAGTGTCACCCTACATGGGGTACAGCGCCACCACCTCGGCCTATGTGACCGGAGCCACGTGGCAGCCAGCCAGTGGCAGTGCTCTCTCTCCCCACAGCTGTGACCTCGCCGCCCCGCTGCCCTTTAAGAGCATGGCGGCCAACCGTGACGCCATCCACCCGCTCGCCGCCTCGGCGCTGTGA
- the slc25a21 gene encoding mitochondrial 2-oxodicarboxylate carrier isoform X1, with protein MACVGVIHAAMRSMERRPHRAPSEAGLVEICLMHPLDVVKTRFQIQRGSSDPNSYKSLGDCFRTIFRNEGIFGFYKGILPPIVAETPKRAVKFFTFEQYKKLLNLTPLSPGVALSVAGLGAGLTEAVVVNPFEVVKVSLQANRDAFKEQPSSFAQARRIIKMDGFGRKGLNKGLTSTLGRHGVFNMIYFGFYFNVKDAIPTSPDPTLEFLRKFTIGLVSGTISSCVNIPFDVAKSRIQGPQPVPGEIKYRTCFQTMALVYREEGYLALYKGLVPKIMRLGPGGAVMLLVYEYVSGWLQRNW; from the exons GTCTGGTGGAGATCTGCTTAATGCACCCCCTTGACGTAGTGAAGACGAG ATTCCAGATCCAAAGAGGAAGCAGCGACCCCAATAGTTACAAGAGCCTGGGTGATTGCTTCCGGACCATCTTCCGCAATGAGGG aATCTTCGGCTTCTACAAGGGAATCCTGCCGCCAATCGTGGCTGAGACGCCGAAGAGGGCCGTGAAG TTTTTCACCTTTGAGCAGTACAAGAAGTTGCTGAATTTGACCCCTTTGTCCCCGGGCGTT GCGCTGTCCGTCGCAGGGCTGGGCGCAGGCTTGACTGAAGCTGTTGTCGTCAACCCGTTCGAGGTGGTGAAAGTCAGCCTGCAGGCCAACAGAGACGCCTTCAAAGAG CAACCCTCCTCGTTCGCTCAAGCAAGACGCATCATAAAGATGGACGGGTTCGGGCGGAAAGGGCTGAATAAAGGGCTGACGTCGACGCTGGGACGCCACGGAGTCTTCAACATGATCTACTTTGGCTTCTATTTCAACGTTAAGGACGCCATCCCCACCAGCCCG GACCCCACCTTGGAGTTCCTGAGGAAGTTCACCATCGGCCTGGTGTCCGGAACCATCTCCTCCTGCGTCAACATCCCCTTCGACGTCGCCAAGAGCCGCATCCAAGGCCCCCAGCCGGTGCCCGGGGAGATCAAATACCGCACCTGTTTCCAGACCATGGCGCTGGTGTACCGGGAGGAGGG GTACTTGGCACTCTACAAAGGACTGGTACCGAAAATAATGCGTCTGGGACCAG gtggggctgtgatgctgctggtgTATGAGTACGTGTCAGGATGGCTGCAGAGGAACTGGTAA
- the slc25a21 gene encoding mitochondrial 2-oxodicarboxylate carrier isoform X2, producing MTAQKPRSMLREASHQIIAGGSAGLVEICLMHPLDVVKTRFQIQRGSSDPNSYKSLGDCFRTIFRNEGIFGFYKGILPPIVAETPKRAVKFFTFEQYKKLLNLTPLSPGVALSVAGLGAGLTEAVVVNPFEVVKVSLQANRDAFKEQPSSFAQARRIIKMDGFGRKGLNKGLTSTLGRHGVFNMIYFGFYFNVKDAIPTSPDPTLEFLRKFTIGLVSGTISSCVNIPFDVAKSRIQGPQPVPGEIKYRTCFQTMALVYREEGYLALYKGLVPKIMRLGPGGAVMLLVYEYVSGWLQRNW from the exons GTCTGGTGGAGATCTGCTTAATGCACCCCCTTGACGTAGTGAAGACGAG ATTCCAGATCCAAAGAGGAAGCAGCGACCCCAATAGTTACAAGAGCCTGGGTGATTGCTTCCGGACCATCTTCCGCAATGAGGG aATCTTCGGCTTCTACAAGGGAATCCTGCCGCCAATCGTGGCTGAGACGCCGAAGAGGGCCGTGAAG TTTTTCACCTTTGAGCAGTACAAGAAGTTGCTGAATTTGACCCCTTTGTCCCCGGGCGTT GCGCTGTCCGTCGCAGGGCTGGGCGCAGGCTTGACTGAAGCTGTTGTCGTCAACCCGTTCGAGGTGGTGAAAGTCAGCCTGCAGGCCAACAGAGACGCCTTCAAAGAG CAACCCTCCTCGTTCGCTCAAGCAAGACGCATCATAAAGATGGACGGGTTCGGGCGGAAAGGGCTGAATAAAGGGCTGACGTCGACGCTGGGACGCCACGGAGTCTTCAACATGATCTACTTTGGCTTCTATTTCAACGTTAAGGACGCCATCCCCACCAGCCCG GACCCCACCTTGGAGTTCCTGAGGAAGTTCACCATCGGCCTGGTGTCCGGAACCATCTCCTCCTGCGTCAACATCCCCTTCGACGTCGCCAAGAGCCGCATCCAAGGCCCCCAGCCGGTGCCCGGGGAGATCAAATACCGCACCTGTTTCCAGACCATGGCGCTGGTGTACCGGGAGGAGGG GTACTTGGCACTCTACAAAGGACTGGTACCGAAAATAATGCGTCTGGGACCAG gtggggctgtgatgctgctggtgTATGAGTACGTGTCAGGATGGCTGCAGAGGAACTGGTAA